TCTTCTTAAGTATTTTAACTTTATCTCTTTTGCTAATTAAAATCTGATAATCAGCTTCTGTTGTAAATAAAACAGCCTGCCTAAAATATATATCTATTAATCTTTCAATCTCCTTTGAAGACTCATTCAAATCTATATTTTTATGCATAACCTTATTTTTATAATAATATGTAAACTGTATATTTATAGAATTTTTAATTAATACTGGCTTTATCGTAACTTTTGAAAAATTCTCTTCATCTTTAACTCTTACTTTACTCAAAACTCCATATATTAAGCTATTTTTACTAATAATATCATGAAATAATTTTCGTATTTCATCCATCTACGTATCTCTCCTTCAGCCGCTAATATACTTCAGTATATCAAAAGGTTTATTTAATATGCAAGGTATGAAAAATATGTTATTAAGGTTTATTAAATAGAAATTTGTGTCTTTATCAGAAATAGTTAAAATGCAATTTAAATTTTTGAAATTTTATCCTAAGTTAGTTTATATAAACCATTCTAAAATTAATTTATATGTTTAACATAATTTATATAACATATTCTAAACAATTTTTTATAAAACTATATTTAAAACTATATATTTAAGGTGATTATATGAAGAAAAAAATTATTATTTTATCATTTATACTAAGTTTTTTATTAATTTCTATACCTGCTTTTGCACAACAAACAACTTATACAGTAAAATCTGGGGACAGTATGTGGAAAATTGCTGTTAAGTTCGAAGTTGGACTTAGTGAACTTATTTCAGCAAACCCACAAATAAAAAATCCTAGTTTAATATACCCTGGACAAAAACTTAAAATACCAGATATTAGCGACATTAAAGCACTTGAAAATGAAGTTATAAAATTAGTTAATATAGAAAGGTCTAAACGAGGGTTACAACCTCTTAAAGCAAATTGGCAACTTTCAAGAGTTGCAAGATATAAATCACAAGATATGATAAACAAGAATTATTTTGGACACTATTCTCCAACTTATGGTTCTCCTTTCAAAATGATGGAAGATTTTGGTTTGAGATTTACTGCAGCAGCTGAAAATATAGCTAAAGGGCAAAGAACTCCAAAAAAAGTTATGAGTAGTTGGATGAATTCAGAAGGTCATAAAAATAATATATTAAGTCCAATATACAACGAAATAGGTGTTGGTGTAGCAAAGGATAAATATGGAATGTACTATTGGACTCAAATGTTTATGAAAGCAATTAGAAAATAAGTCAAGGGCACTGCCCTTGGCTTTTTAATTTAATAAATATTTTTATAGGGCACACATTTCTTATTTAATAATATTCTATAGTAGAATTATATTTTTCTCATTGATTAATATATAAAAAAGCAGGTGGTGAATATGCAAAAAACAATATCCATTTCTCCAGTAATGGATACTTTTATAGACAGTCATTTAAAAGGTAAAAATTTTTCAAATCAAACTCATTACTTTCTAGGATACTTTAATTTAGCTATAAAATACCGGATATTATTAAAATTTGATTTAAGCAGTCTTCCTAGGAAATGTAATATAATTAGTGCAAAGTTAAAACTCTTTTGCGTACGAAATGACTACATGAAACAAGAAAACATTTTTGACGTACACCCTATAACCCAAAATTGGGATGATAAGAAAGTATGCTATTTTAATCAGCCTTCATATGATAAGAGTAGAAAAGTACAAGCCAAAATTGATTGCCATCTTTGGGAATCTATAAGTTGGGATATAACTGAATATGTTAAAGAATGGTTAAAAAACCCAAGAAAAAACTTCGGTATAATTATAAAAGCTGAAAATGAAGAAGATAGTGCATCTTTATTAGGTTTTTGTAGTCAGAAACATAGTAGTAAAGATTGGCGACCTAAATTAGAAATTACATTTACTACAGAAGAAAAAAGAAAAGTATATATAAAACCTATGCCTAAAATAGCTATCCTTACCCCACAATTTCTCGAATGGGATGGTAATAGATGTTTATTTGGTGGTGGAGAGCGATATTTGATTGATTTAGCAAAACTTCTAATAAAACTTGGATATCAAGTAGACGTTTTTCAGCCATCTAACCCTACAGAATGGGAAAGAACTTATGAAAACGTTAAAATAAAAGGAATTGGAAATTCAGGTTTTGATCAAGATTTCTTTATAGAGCTTAATAAAAAATTTTATAAAATAACTAAAGATTATGATTATCATATATATTTCAATATGGATGTAACATACCCGCATGTTTTCCCCAACTCTATTTGTATAAGTCATGGTATTTGGTGGGATTCATGTGAACGTCAATGGTGGCGTTCTAAACTCTGGTATAGTAGATTTTTTCAAGGTCTTAGCCAAATAGACTTGCTTGTATCTGTAGATACAAATACAATAAATTGGTTAAATGCAGTTAATCCAAATCTTAAATGTAAAAAGGTATATATACCTAATTATGTAGATTTAGAGATATTTAAACCAAACAATTCTAATTCAACTAATAAAAAATATATTAAAATATTATATCCTCGTAGATTGCATCCAGGTAGAGGATGGACTGTTTGTAAAAAGGTGGCTGTTGAGCTAGTTAATGAATATAATAATGTTGTTTTCTCATTCGTCGGAAGAGGCACTGAAGAATCTGAAGAGCACATGAAAATTTTTGCTTCTAAGCATCCTCGTATAGAATATACTTGGTATCGAATGAATGAGATGTATAAGGCTTATAAAGATGCGGATATAGTTCTTATTCCATCCATATATTCAGAAGGAACTTCACTTTCACTACTTGAAGCTATGGCTTGTGGAAAACCAATAATTGCAGGGTTAGTAGGAGGACTTACAGATTTGATAATCCACGGTTACAATGGATATTTAATAGAGATAAATAAAGAAAATTTGAAAAATACAATCATTAAGCTTATAAAAAATCCTAAGCTAAGAGAAGATATGGGGAAAAATGCTCGTAAAATATCTGAACAGTTTTCTAAAGAAATTTGGGAGCAACGTTGGAAAGAAATAATACTTCAACAGTTCCCTATAAACTAATAATGTAAATGAGTCAAGGGTATCCCTTGACTCATAGAACTTCTTTAATAATTCTTTCAGCATTTTTAAAAAATATCTTTTCGATTTCTTCAGATGAAAAACCATTCTTCTCTAATGCACATAATAACTTATTCATTTCTCCGATATTACCAATCTCTAATTCACAATTAATGCCATCATAATCAGACCCAATGGCTATAACATCAATTCCTCCAACTTTTCTAATATACTTTATATGTGTAACAATATCTTCTATTCGACTTATAGAACCATTACTTAAAAAATATGAACAAAAATTAATTCCCATTACTCCACCTTTTTCAGCAAGTATTTTTATCATTTCATCCGTCAAATTTCTTGGATGGTTTCTTACAGATCGGGCATTTGAATGAGATGCTATAAATGGCTTTGTAGATATCGATGCTACATCAAAAAAACCTTGATCTGATAAATGAGAAACATCTATAATCATCTTAAGTCTATTCATTTCTCTTACTACATCTTTACCAAAAGGTGTGAGCCCTTTAGTCATATATTCTTTTTTATAATTTGGATAACCAATTTGATTAGGATAATTCCATGTAAGAGTTATTAACCTTACACCTAGTCTATAAAAGTTTCTTAAATTATATAATTTCCCTTTTAATATTCCACCTTCCTCTATTGTAAGAAAAGCTGATATTTTACCATTTGCTTCGTTTTTAATCATTTCTTCATAATTTCTAGCTATTGCAATATTTTTATTATTTTTTTCAATCTCATGATAAAACCTATCTAACATTTCTAAGCAATGATCAAAATAATTGTCTTTTTCTTCAATATCTATATAAAGAGCAAAAAATTGAGCTAAAGAATCTGCTTTAATTAACTTTTCAAGGTCAACATGAAAATCATTTTCTCTTAGGCCAGTTGACTTATTAGATATAATAATTTTACTCATTGTATCGCAATGCAAGTCAATTAATCTCATTTATACTCCCTCCACTTATTTTTCCCATAAGTGTTGTTCCTAAAGTATCAAAAACAAACCCTATCCAAAAAAATATTAAATGCCATACTTTAAGTATACCAGCTATTTTTTCGCTCCACACTCCAATAGTATAACAAATCAATGCACATGTTATAAAAATAATAGCAAAATTTAACATA
This region of Caloranaerobacter sp. TR13 genomic DNA includes:
- the safA gene encoding SafA/ExsA family spore coat assembly protein, with the translated sequence MKKKIIILSFILSFLLISIPAFAQQTTYTVKSGDSMWKIAVKFEVGLSELISANPQIKNPSLIYPGQKLKIPDISDIKALENEVIKLVNIERSKRGLQPLKANWQLSRVARYKSQDMINKNYFGHYSPTYGSPFKMMEDFGLRFTAAAENIAKGQRTPKKVMSSWMNSEGHKNNILSPIYNEIGVGVAKDKYGMYYWTQMFMKAIRK
- a CDS encoding HsmA family protein, with amino-acid sequence MLNFAIIFITCALICYTIGVWSEKIAGILKVWHLIFFWIGFVFDTLGTTLMGKISGGSINEIN
- a CDS encoding dipeptidase, whose translation is MRLIDLHCDTMSKIIISNKSTGLRENDFHVDLEKLIKADSLAQFFALYIDIEEKDNYFDHCLEMLDRFYHEIEKNNKNIAIARNYEEMIKNEANGKISAFLTIEEGGILKGKLYNLRNFYRLGVRLITLTWNYPNQIGYPNYKKEYMTKGLTPFGKDVVREMNRLKMIIDVSHLSDQGFFDVASISTKPFIASHSNARSVRNHPRNLTDEMIKILAEKGGVMGINFCSYFLSNGSISRIEDIVTHIKYIRKVGGIDVIAIGSDYDGINCELEIGNIGEMNKLLCALEKNGFSSEEIEKIFFKNAERIIKEVL
- a CDS encoding DNRLRE domain-containing protein encodes the protein MQKTISISPVMDTFIDSHLKGKNFSNQTHYFLGYFNLAIKYRILLKFDLSSLPRKCNIISAKLKLFCVRNDYMKQENIFDVHPITQNWDDKKVCYFNQPSYDKSRKVQAKIDCHLWESISWDITEYVKEWLKNPRKNFGIIIKAENEEDSASLLGFCSQKHSSKDWRPKLEITFTTEEKRKVYIKPMPKIAILTPQFLEWDGNRCLFGGGERYLIDLAKLLIKLGYQVDVFQPSNPTEWERTYENVKIKGIGNSGFDQDFFIELNKKFYKITKDYDYHIYFNMDVTYPHVFPNSICISHGIWWDSCERQWWRSKLWYSRFFQGLSQIDLLVSVDTNTINWLNAVNPNLKCKKVYIPNYVDLEIFKPNNSNSTNKKYIKILYPRRLHPGRGWTVCKKVAVELVNEYNNVVFSFVGRGTEESEEHMKIFASKHPRIEYTWYRMNEMYKAYKDADIVLIPSIYSEGTSLSLLEAMACGKPIIAGLVGGLTDLIIHGYNGYLIEINKENLKNTIIKLIKNPKLREDMGKNARKISEQFSKEIWEQRWKEIILQQFPIN